In one Rhopalosiphum padi isolate XX-2018 chromosome 3, ASM2088224v1, whole genome shotgun sequence genomic region, the following are encoded:
- the LOC132925391 gene encoding uncharacterized protein LOC132925391: MAPRRNRLSGAEYKKIAKLKEFNLNKVVQKTIKIDTMFKKLGMVNESAEQLQTSPIALCDNLDTEPLHVGENNISIETKSSEIANPETLNPQALVVINEKSVDQSKIDPTVICFLNSDPSCSEQSDHINILSEPNSTDIPGLDPAFWCINEQTRQYIRKNGFSQNLDVKFTALKRLDYLSYFESTGSIYCVPCLLFENKTNFSKTGFSDWKHPKKISYHENSPEHKLCSYKMKELASDLSKINTKLMHQIETEKKYWISLLTRVCSVVKSLASHGLSFRGDIEKFGSSTSNTGNFIMMMELPAEYDPLLSKHISKYGNPGKGNTSYLSFSTYEQFIKIMSEKVINTIVDEIKSSKYFSNSIDSTPDISHTDQLSFVIRYVISNGEPIERFIGFLENVGHKSENLAESVLSVLKKYNLDVCYLRGQSYYNAKNMSGIYSGVQARIKQVSPLADFVPCSAHSLNLVGSCAANCCKEFIHHAMVSKRRRLPQFKKNWSSIKQVLEELINDDYEKPFVRSEARGLIRQMNKLETAYMTVFWSDILHTFNKTSLLLQSVDIDISTVVSLYNSLIEYVQTLRSMFNDYEKLAKAMFDNADLIPDYEHKNRKRKKRNDESFEPDAIFNGLNKKPQMFVMVQKN; this comes from the exons ATGGCTCCAAGAAGAAATAGGCTGAGTGGGGCTGAATACAAGAAAATAGCTAAGCTCaaagaatttaatttgaataaagttgttcaaaaaactattaaaatcgaCACAATGTTCAaaa AGTTAGGTATGGTTAATGAATCTGCTGAACAACTTCAAACTAGCCCTATAGCTCTTTGTGATAATTTGGATACTGAACCTTTACATGTCGGAGAAAACAATATTTCCATAGAAACAAAATCCAGTGAAATAGCcaa TCCTGAAACATTGAATCCTCAAGCATTAGTTGTAATCAATGAAAAATCTGTTGATCAATCCAAAATTGACCcaacagttatttgttttttaaattctgaccCTTCATGCTCAGAACAGTCggatcatataaatattttatcagaacCAAATTCTACTGATATACCTGG ATTGGACCCAGCATTTTGGTGTATAAATGAACAAACGAGGcaatatatacgtaaaaatgGATTTAGTCAAAATCTAGATGTTAAATTTACAGCTTTAAAAAGATT agattatttatcttattttgaGAGTACTGGATCAATTTATTGTGTTCCATGTCTCTTATTTgagaataaaactaatttttcaaaaacaggATTTTCAGATTGGAAACACCCTAAAAAAATTTCTTATCATGAAAATTCACCGGAACACAAACTATGTTCCTATAAAATGAAAGAACTTGCATcagatttaagtaaaataaatacaaaactaatGCATCAAATAGaaaccgaaaaaaaatattggattaGTCTACTGACCAGAGTTTGTTCAGTTGTTAAAAGTTTGGCAAGCCATGGATTATCATTTAGAGGTGATATAGAAAAATTTGGTTCATCTACTTCAAACACTGGCaattttattatgatgatgGAATTACCTGCAGAGTACGACCCACttttatcaaaacatatatCTAAGTATGGTAACCCTGGCAAAGGTAATACTTCCTACTTATCATTTTCTACTTATGAACAGTTCATTAAAATCATGTCTGAAAAAGTCATTAATACCATAGTTGATGAAATTAAATCatcgaaatatttttctaacaGTATAGACTCCACTCCAGATATATCACATACTGACCAACTGTCTTTCGTTATAAGGTATGTGATATCGAACGGTGAGCCAATTGAAagatttattggttttttagaaaatgttgGACATAAATCAGAAAATCTAGCAGAATCAGttttatcagttttaaaaaaatataatttagatgttTGTTATTTGAGAGGTCAATCTTATTACAATGCTAAAAACATGTCTGGTATTTATTCAGGAGTTCAAGCAAGAATAAAGCAAGTTTCACCATTAGCTGATTTTGTACCATGTTCGGCACATTCTTTGAACTTAGTCGGATCTTGTGCTGCAAATTGCTGTAAAGaa TTTATCCACCACGCGATGGTCAGCAAAAGAAGACGCTTGccacagtttaaaaaaaactggaGTTCTATTAAACAAGTATTAGAAGAACTAATAAATGATGATTATGAAAAACCATTTGTACGGTCTGAAGCCAGAGGTTTAATTAGACAAATGAATAAATTAGAAACAGCATATATGACTGTATTTTGGAgtgatattttacatacatttaacaAAACTAGTCTTCTATTACAATCTGTTGATATTGATATAAGTACTGTAGTTAGtttgtataattcattaattgaaTATGTTCAAACTTTACGATCAATGTTTAATGATTACGAAAAGTTGGCAAAAGCTATGTTTGACAATGCTGACTTAATTCCTGACTATGAACACAAAAATAGAAAACGTAAGAAACGTAATGATGAATCTTTTGAACCAGATGCTATTTTCAACGGAc TGAACAAAAAACCTCAGATGTTCGTGATGGtgcaaaaaaattaa